The proteins below are encoded in one region of Patescibacteria group bacterium:
- a CDS encoding SDR family oxidoreductase, whose product MFDLTNKVALVTGARRGMGAADARALATQGAKVIITDIDEGECQSVVQEIIKDGGEATYFKMDVSNASEVNDVFDKVIEKYGRLDILINNAGIYEPKKFLELTEEEWDKTIDINLKGQFLCAQRAAKEMAKNKWGRIINITSIASGQVGVGVDASAHYTASKGGVTGMTETLAIELAPLGINVNAIGPGVIDTPMVSADQIPKEQMDAMLARLPIKRMGKPEEVAAMVVFLASDEASYVTGATFFVDGGWLAT is encoded by the coding sequence ATGTTTGATTTAACTAATAAAGTTGCGCTTGTGACAGGTGCGCGTCGTGGAATGGGTGCGGCAGACGCGCGTGCATTAGCTACGCAGGGCGCAAAAGTTATTATTACCGATATAGATGAAGGAGAGTGTCAATCGGTTGTACAAGAAATTATTAAGGATGGCGGAGAGGCAACTTATTTTAAAATGGATGTTTCAAATGCAAGTGAAGTGAATGATGTGTTTGATAAAGTTATAGAAAAATATGGACGTCTAGATATTTTGATTAATAACGCGGGCATCTATGAACCAAAGAAATTTCTTGAACTGACAGAAGAAGAATGGGACAAGACAATAGATATTAATTTAAAGGGACAGTTTTTGTGCGCACAGCGCGCCGCTAAAGAGATGGCAAAAAATAAATGGGGGCGTATTATCAACATTACCTCTATCGCCTCCGGACAAGTTGGCGTAGGTGTTGATGCTTCGGCACACTATACCGCCTCCAAAGGAGGTGTTACAGGAATGACGGAAACACTTGCAATTGAGTTAGCCCCACTAGGTATTAACGTGAATGCAATAGGGCCTGGAGTCATTGATACACCAATGGTATCTGCTGATCAAATTCCAAAAGAGCAAATGGATGCTATGCTCGCACGACTACCTATTAAACGCATGGGAAAGCCCGAAGAAGTTGCTGCTATGGTGGTATTTCTTGCATCAGATGAAGCAAGTTATGTAACTGGCGCTACATTCTTTGTAGATGGCGGCTGGCTTGCTACTTAG